A genomic window from Candidatus Kouleothrix ribensis includes:
- the mtnP gene encoding S-methyl-5'-thioadenosine phosphorylase, which translates to MPEATIGVIGGSGLYAMHGLEQVERVELTTPFGAPSDAYVLGTIAGRRVAFLPRHGTGHRLTPSEVPSRANIHGFRQLGVRYLVSVSAVGSLREPLAPGHVVIPDQLYDKTKGIRPATFFGDGLVVHVAFDKPFDRTLSDILEQAATQAGATWHRGGTLVVMEGPQFSTLAESEEHRRAGFALIGMTALPEAKLAREAEIAYATLALVTDYDCWHPDHDAVTVDSVVQVLRANAALAQAIIRAAVPLIGDGFASPAHHALASAIITDRAAIPTAKRQQVDLLVGQYLG; encoded by the coding sequence ATGCCCGAGGCAACCATTGGCGTGATCGGTGGGAGCGGCCTGTATGCAATGCACGGCCTCGAGCAGGTCGAGCGCGTCGAGCTGACGACCCCGTTCGGCGCACCGAGCGACGCCTACGTGCTCGGTACGATCGCCGGGCGGCGAGTGGCGTTCCTGCCGCGCCACGGCACCGGCCACCGCCTGACACCCAGCGAGGTGCCTAGCCGCGCGAACATCCACGGCTTCCGGCAGCTCGGCGTGCGCTACCTCGTGTCGGTCAGCGCGGTCGGCAGCCTGCGCGAGCCGCTCGCGCCTGGCCATGTGGTCATCCCCGACCAGCTGTACGACAAGACCAAAGGCATCCGCCCGGCCACATTCTTCGGCGACGGGCTGGTGGTTCACGTGGCCTTCGACAAACCCTTCGACCGCACGCTCTCCGACATACTCGAGCAGGCTGCCACGCAGGCCGGCGCAACCTGGCATCGCGGCGGCACGCTGGTGGTGATGGAGGGGCCGCAGTTCTCGACGCTGGCCGAGAGCGAGGAACACCGCCGCGCCGGCTTTGCGCTGATCGGCATGACCGCGCTGCCCGAGGCCAAGCTGGCACGCGAGGCCGAGATCGCCTATGCCACGCTGGCGCTGGTGACCGACTACGACTGCTGGCACCCCGACCACGACGCCGTGACGGTCGATTCGGTGGTGCAGGTGCTGCGGGCCAACGCCGCACTGGCGCAGGCGATCATCCGCGCGGCGGTGCCGCTGATCGGCGACGGCTTCGCCAGCCCGGCCCACCACGCACTGGCCAGCGCGATCATCACCGATCGGGCGGCCATCCCCACCGCCAAGCGCCAGCAGGTCGATCTGCTGGTGGGGCAGTATCTGGGGTAG